Genomic window (Musa acuminata AAA Group cultivar baxijiao chromosome BXJ1-9, Cavendish_Baxijiao_AAA, whole genome shotgun sequence):
GCCACCCCCATCTTCCTCGCCCAGCACGGGTTCGCCTGCTTCGCCCTCGACCTCCCGGGCCACGGCCGCTCCCAGGGCCTCCGCGCCTTCGTTTCCGACGTCGACGCCGTCGCCTGCGACTGCCTCGCCTACTTCCGCTCCGTCAGGCAGTCCCCCGGGCTGCAGGGCCTCCCGTGCTTCCTCTTCGGCGAATCGATGGGCGGCGCCCTCTGCCTTCTGATCCACCTCCTCGAGCAGGAGGGGGAGCAGGGGTGGGACGGCGCCGTCCTCGTCGCGCCCATGTGCAAGATCTCCGACAGCATACGGCCGAGGTGGCCCGTCCCGGAGATCTTGACCTTCGTCGCGAAGTTCGCCCCCACGCTACCCGTCGTCCCCACGGCCGATCTGTTGGCGAAGTCGGTGAAGGTGGAGGAGAAGCGGGTCGTGGCGGCGAGCAACCCGTTAAGGTACGCGGGGAGGCCTCGGCTGGGGACCGTGGCGGAGCTGATGAGGGTGACAGATCGCCTCAACTCCAGGCTGTCGGAGGTCACCATCCCCTTCATCGTGCTGCACGGGAGCGCCGACGTGGTGACCGACCCGAGCGTCAGCCGAGCGCTCTACGACACGGCGAGGAGCAAGGACAAGACCATCAAGATCTACGATGGGATGCTGCACTCGCTGCTGTTCGGGGAGCCCGACGAGAATATCGCCATGGTTCGGAACGATATCCTCGCATGGTTGAATGAGCGGACCGGAGGAGCCGCCGACCGCCGCAATTGCTAACAGCGCCGCGCCCGGAGAAGAAGCTCTTTCCATTATGCCAATTCGATTGATTGTGCAAAAAATAAGAGGAACTAAATATGTGCTGCATACATCAGTGCCTGATGAGTGTCAGATGTGATGATCCAAAGAGAGGGACACAAAAATGATCTGATTTAGAATTGAGTTCGTCGATCTCTCAATTAGGTCCAC
Coding sequences:
- the LOC135593735 gene encoding caffeoylshikimate esterase-like — its product is MAAAEAPGGRSHFWGDDPAEEDDYYAAQGIHGSSSFYTSRRGVTLFTRSWLPQITPTSSPPGRPRALICMIHGYGNDISWTFQATPIFLAQHGFACFALDLPGHGRSQGLRAFVSDVDAVACDCLAYFRSVRQSPGLQGLPCFLFGESMGGALCLLIHLLEQEGEQGWDGAVLVAPMCKISDSIRPRWPVPEILTFVAKFAPTLPVVPTADLLAKSVKVEEKRVVAASNPLRYAGRPRLGTVAELMRVTDRLNSRLSEVTIPFIVLHGSADVVTDPSVSRALYDTARSKDKTIKIYDGMLHSLLFGEPDENIAMVRNDILAWLNERTGGAADRRNC